In Bacilli bacterium, a genomic segment contains:
- a CDS encoding restriction endonuclease subunit S encodes MKREDIFVNMLQSIAEIHRHIASILEAKSFEAEKSRNWLRLHMVPSLFAQHKEQLEQSVQFHEQMIEMIDGITKLEEAMASSMKTILGQQDEESPGSSGGLFDLFGTGGGIK; translated from the coding sequence ATGAAGCGGGAAGATATTTTTGTCAATATGCTGCAGTCGATAGCCGAGATTCATCGCCATATCGCCTCTATTTTGGAAGCAAAATCGTTTGAAGCGGAAAAATCGCGAAATTGGCTTCGCCTGCATATGGTTCCGTCACTTTTTGCGCAGCATAAGGAGCAACTGGAACAGTCCGTCCAATTTCATGAGCAAATGATCGAGATGATCGACGGTATTACGAAACTGGAAGAAGCGATGGCAAGCAGCATGAAAACTATACTTGGCCAACAAGATGAGGAGAGCCCGGGATCGTCAGGCGGGTTATTCGACTTGTTCGGCACCGGCGGCGGCATAAAATGA
- a CDS encoding nucleoside-diphosphate sugar epimerase — protein MEDKITAIVQSLSDSQRHISGILHAGKDIAAHMSGIVQAIPDADFTFNGFGEISAAATSVNANVVSYLNSLAGLENAIADHLSAIMHELNGGEEE, from the coding sequence ATGGAGGATAAGATTACCGCAATCGTGCAATCTTTATCCGATTCGCAGCGGCATATTTCCGGTATTTTGCATGCAGGCAAAGACATTGCCGCGCATATGTCCGGTATCGTACAAGCGATTCCCGATGCCGATTTTACTTTTAACGGTTTTGGCGAAATTTCCGCGGCGGCGACGTCCGTCAATGCCAATGTAGTCAGCTATTTAAATAGTTTGGCCGGATTGGAGAACGCGATTGCCGACCATCTGTCCGCCATTATGCATGAATTAAACGGCGGGGAAGAGGAATGA